The Xanthomonas indica genome has a segment encoding these proteins:
- a CDS encoding sigma-70 family RNA polymerase sigma factor yields MRNELDRWFAQHILIHESALVAYLMRCWPHPQEIHDLRQEVYTRVYEAARRALPDTPQAFLFATARNLMADRVRRNRIVSIEAVGNPDDLNVLIEERSPERWLGGRQVLARLAHALDRLPDRCREVLWLRRVEELSQKEVAVRLGISEKTVEKHMAKGVRLLADHFHGAVVTAAPMPVVVQEPQDGKLGD; encoded by the coding sequence ATGCGCAATGAACTGGACCGCTGGTTCGCCCAGCACATCCTCATTCACGAGTCGGCGCTGGTCGCCTACCTGATGCGGTGCTGGCCGCATCCGCAGGAAATCCACGATCTGCGCCAGGAGGTCTACACCCGCGTCTACGAAGCGGCGCGGCGCGCCTTGCCGGACACGCCGCAGGCCTTCCTGTTCGCCACCGCGCGCAACCTGATGGCCGACCGGGTGAGGCGCAACCGCATCGTCTCCATCGAGGCGGTGGGGAATCCGGACGACTTGAACGTCTTGATAGAAGAACGCTCGCCGGAACGCTGGCTCGGCGGCCGCCAGGTGCTGGCGCGGCTGGCCCACGCGCTGGACCGGCTGCCGGACCGCTGCCGCGAGGTGCTCTGGCTGCGCCGGGTGGAGGAACTTTCGCAAAAGGAGGTGGCGGTGCGCCTGGGGATCAGCGAGAAGACCGTCGAAAAACACATGGCCAAGGGCGTGCGCCTGCTCGCCGATCATTTCCATGGCGCGGTGGTGACCGCCGCGCCGATGCCCGTGGTGGTGCAGGAACCGCAAGATGGAAAGCTGGGCGATTGA
- a CDS encoding DUF4087 domain-containing protein, translating into MTRCAGAVLRRLSPSLGNAGERHFAMMPASSCDPDVMKPSRPVAHFASMCGAALVAALSVCAVAQAAPPAATATRCGWFDNPSPGNATLVDRDGEWTVGQQGGHQADGTWPTFPHARWVATGTGSAGYGCACLEVRSQDDTREVITIVSATVQPLKTCRQDKALRGKEPENPLK; encoded by the coding sequence TTGACGCGCTGCGCCGGCGCGGTGCTCCGACGCCTGTCGCCGTCTCTCGGCAACGCCGGCGAACGCCACTTTGCGATGATGCCGGCCTCGTCATGCGATCCTGATGTCATGAAACCATCGCGGCCGGTTGCGCATTTCGCAAGCATGTGTGGCGCGGCTCTGGTCGCCGCGCTCAGCGTGTGCGCTGTCGCGCAGGCCGCGCCGCCGGCGGCGACCGCGACGCGCTGCGGCTGGTTCGACAATCCCTCGCCAGGCAACGCCACGCTCGTGGACAGGGACGGCGAATGGACGGTCGGCCAGCAGGGCGGGCATCAGGCCGACGGCACGTGGCCGACGTTTCCCCACGCGCGCTGGGTGGCGACCGGGACCGGCAGTGCCGGCTATGGCTGCGCCTGTCTGGAGGTACGCTCGCAAGACGACACCCGGGAGGTGATCACGATCGTGTCCGCCACAGTGCAGCCTTTGAAGACCTGCCGGCAGGACAAGGCGCTGCGGGGCAAGGAGCCGGAGAATCCGCTGAAATAA
- a CDS encoding 4Fe-4S dicluster domain-containing protein, translated as MPRPIPLRLVTPPVSAACPAPPHRYTQLRRSALWLLFAAFYLLPWLHWQSRQALLLDLPARRFDLFGWTLWPHDVGWLLLALGVAAAALAVFTTLAGRLWCGFACPQTVWSHAFAWIERRFADWPPAARHLVWATVALWTGVSFVGYFVPIADLVARLHPFAWSGWETFWVLFYALATWGNAGFLRSQACRYLCPYARLQPLLCDRDTPLIGYDAMRGEPRGARERGHGSIAQRGRRLLDPVTARDYALRASIAQLAGQGGSRGEALAAYAGTLPKFSAEQLGDCVACDACVQACPAGIDPRNGAHYACTACGACVDACDRSMDRQGFARGLLRRAGANAIDRQPRRWWRRPRLLGGTATLLVALLAWWWLAA; from the coding sequence ATGCCCCGCCCCATTCCATTGCGCCTGGTCACCCCGCCCGTCAGCGCAGCCTGCCCGGCGCCGCCGCATCGCTACACGCAGCTGCGCCGCAGTGCGCTGTGGCTGCTGTTCGCCGCGTTCTACCTGCTGCCATGGCTGCACTGGCAGAGCCGCCAGGCGCTGCTGCTGGACCTGCCGGCGCGGCGCTTCGACCTGTTCGGCTGGACCCTGTGGCCGCACGACGTCGGCTGGCTGCTGCTGGCCCTGGGCGTCGCCGCCGCGGCCCTGGCGGTGTTCACCACCCTGGCCGGGCGCCTGTGGTGCGGCTTCGCCTGTCCGCAGACGGTGTGGAGCCATGCCTTCGCCTGGATCGAACGCCGCTTCGCCGACTGGCCGCCCGCGGCGCGGCACCTGGTGTGGGCGACCGTGGCGCTGTGGACCGGGGTCAGCTTCGTCGGCTACTTCGTGCCGATTGCCGACCTGGTCGCGCGCCTGCATCCGTTCGCCTGGAGCGGCTGGGAGACGTTCTGGGTGCTGTTCTACGCGCTGGCCACCTGGGGCAATGCCGGCTTCCTGCGCAGCCAGGCCTGCCGCTACCTGTGTCCGTACGCGCGCCTGCAACCGCTGCTGTGCGACCGCGACACGCCGCTGATCGGCTACGACGCGATGCGCGGCGAACCGCGCGGCGCCCGCGAACGCGGCCACGGCAGCATCGCCCAGCGCGGGCGGCGCCTGCTCGACCCGGTCACCGCCCGCGACTATGCCTTGCGCGCCAGCATCGCCCAGCTCGCCGGCCAGGGCGGCAGCCGCGGCGAGGCGCTGGCCGCGTATGCCGGCACCCTGCCCAAGTTCAGCGCCGAGCAACTCGGCGACTGCGTGGCCTGCGACGCCTGCGTGCAGGCCTGCCCGGCCGGCATCGATCCACGCAACGGCGCGCATTACGCCTGCACCGCGTGCGGCGCCTGCGTCGACGCCTGCGACCGCAGCATGGATCGTCAGGGGTTCGCCCGCGGCCTGCTGCGCCGGGCCGGCGCCAATGCCATCGACCGCCAGCCGCGGCGCTGGTGGCGGCGGCCGCGCTTGCTGGGCGGCACTGCGACCTTGCTGGTGGCGTTGCTGGCGTGGTGGTGGCTGGCGGCGTGA
- a CDS encoding TonB-dependent receptor: protein MLLATAAASAIAQPGGFDIPAGPLAPALNTLARQAGLQLLYRPDLVRDLSTPGVRDIADPLQALDALLQGTGLQAQREGSDIVLRRQAAVVAPVVAAAPAKTPPVAAAPAQLATLHVTGSRIPRAQLEGPAPVTVIEAEQIRANGFQRLPDVLRALTQNGGETQSQQSASGADYSPGAEQVSLRGLGPNHTLVLINGRRVADFPLPFNGRSNFVDVASIPLAMVERIEVLSGSASAIYGSDAIAGVINILLRRDADGTTLDARVGQSSRGDARTLQASLTHGFSGQALSGLVSIEANLQQPLWAYQRDRQDSSNDAPTARAAAPRRAFLRTDVDDRYLDPGAAACAGLASLNGHDTGYSARDGAGAGGLPGYYCGSAHAIAYGTVLHRRRSLDAYATLHRTLGTRAEWFADVQVGLQDIALMRSVQTWAYMRPDGNEEGYFYNRRTAQVEYWNRQFAPEEMGGLAVGMVHNRQKRLSVATGVEGELGTGGWSYEAVLSHAQARLRTTWPQIVAARANAWFLGEQVGVDPRSGYPSFDADPARLYTALTPAEYAAIAARTTYRPQTRVDAATLTLRQPALFGLRGGDAGFALTAEVGEQAYALHPDPLATRSYYYSWRDADGAGQRRRWALAAELRLPLLEPLTVDSAVRYDRYAYSGRQIGRFTWSAGLEWRPSDRLLLRASQGLGFRAPDLHYLYAGEGIDESQGTDYVRCAREDAAVAAADCRFDNEPLLRRRAGNLELKPETSRAWTAGLVWSPLQGLDLSVDYFAIDLRDQVEDLSADRALRDEADCRLGRRPLASPACQQSISRVVRTADGRLYAVALGPMNLARTTTSGVDALLHGQRETRFGTFDASLAYTWVREYRTQLYAGEPMQDAFAVNSRVDMPRTKASASLTWSRQAWSATLHAQRLGRLPSWASSAGTYDPSSGLPAWIGASYRVNATVECRLDARSTLSLGTTNLFDAMPPRDRSAVVYPFYDMSWFDTVGRQLFVQYNRRFGAAAP from the coding sequence GTGCTGCTCGCCACGGCCGCCGCCTCGGCGATCGCGCAGCCGGGCGGCTTCGACATCCCGGCCGGGCCATTGGCGCCGGCGTTGAACACGCTGGCGCGGCAGGCAGGCCTGCAACTGCTGTATCGGCCCGATCTGGTCCGCGACCTGTCCACCCCCGGCGTGCGCGATATCGCCGATCCGCTGCAGGCGCTGGACGCACTGCTGCAGGGCACCGGCCTGCAGGCGCAGCGCGAGGGCAGCGACATCGTGCTGCGGCGCCAGGCCGCGGTCGTCGCACCGGTGGTTGCAGCGGCGCCTGCGAAGACGCCGCCCGTCGCCGCGGCGCCGGCACAACTGGCCACCCTGCACGTCACCGGCTCGCGGATCCCGCGCGCGCAACTGGAAGGACCGGCGCCGGTGACGGTGATCGAGGCCGAGCAGATCCGCGCCAACGGCTTCCAGCGCCTGCCGGACGTGCTGCGTGCGCTGACCCAGAACGGTGGCGAGACCCAGAGCCAGCAATCGGCCAGTGGCGCCGACTACTCGCCCGGTGCCGAACAGGTGAGCCTGCGCGGACTGGGGCCGAACCACACCTTGGTGCTGATCAACGGCCGCCGCGTGGCCGACTTCCCGCTGCCGTTCAACGGCCGCAGCAACTTCGTCGACGTGGCCAGCATTCCGCTGGCCATGGTCGAGCGCATCGAGGTGCTGAGCGGCAGCGCCTCGGCGATCTACGGCTCCGACGCGATCGCCGGGGTGATCAACATCCTGCTCAGGCGCGACGCCGACGGCACCACGCTGGACGCGCGCGTCGGCCAGAGCAGCCGCGGCGATGCGCGCACGCTGCAGGCCAGCCTCACGCACGGCTTTTCCGGCCAGGCGCTGTCCGGCCTGGTCAGCATCGAGGCGAACCTGCAGCAGCCGCTGTGGGCCTACCAACGCGACCGCCAGGATTCCAGCAACGATGCCCCCACCGCGCGCGCGGCCGCACCACGGCGCGCATTCCTGCGCACCGATGTCGACGACCGCTACCTCGACCCGGGCGCCGCGGCCTGTGCAGGGCTGGCGTCGCTCAACGGGCACGACACCGGCTACAGCGCGCGCGACGGCGCCGGTGCCGGCGGCCTGCCCGGCTACTACTGCGGCAGTGCGCACGCCATCGCCTACGGCACCGTGCTGCACCGTCGGCGCAGCCTCGATGCCTATGCCACGCTGCACCGCACGCTGGGCACGCGTGCCGAGTGGTTCGCCGACGTGCAGGTGGGCCTGCAGGACATCGCCCTGATGCGCAGCGTCCAGACCTGGGCCTACATGCGCCCGGACGGCAACGAGGAAGGCTATTTCTACAATCGGCGTACCGCGCAGGTGGAGTACTGGAACCGGCAGTTCGCGCCGGAGGAAATGGGTGGCCTGGCGGTCGGCATGGTCCACAACCGGCAGAAGCGCCTCAGCGTGGCCACCGGCGTCGAGGGCGAGCTCGGCACCGGCGGTTGGTCGTACGAGGCGGTGCTGAGCCACGCCCAGGCGCGCCTGCGCACCACCTGGCCGCAGATCGTCGCCGCGCGCGCCAATGCCTGGTTCCTCGGCGAGCAGGTCGGCGTGGACCCGCGCTCGGGCTATCCGAGCTTCGACGCCGATCCGGCGCGGCTGTACACCGCCCTGACGCCCGCCGAGTACGCCGCGATCGCCGCGCGCACCACCTACCGCCCGCAGACGCGGGTCGACGCGGCCACGCTGACGCTGCGCCAGCCTGCGCTGTTCGGCCTGCGCGGCGGCGATGCCGGCTTCGCGCTCACCGCCGAAGTCGGCGAGCAGGCCTACGCCCTGCACCCCGATCCGCTGGCGACCCGGTCCTACTACTACAGCTGGCGCGATGCCGACGGCGCCGGCCAACGCCGGCGCTGGGCGCTGGCCGCGGAACTGCGCCTGCCGTTGCTGGAACCGCTGACCGTGGACAGTGCGGTGCGCTACGACCGCTACGCCTATTCGGGCCGACAGATCGGCCGCTTCACCTGGAGCGCCGGCCTGGAGTGGCGGCCCAGCGACCGCCTGCTACTGCGTGCCTCGCAGGGCCTGGGGTTCCGCGCCCCCGACCTGCACTACCTGTACGCCGGTGAGGGCATCGACGAAAGCCAGGGCACCGACTACGTCCGTTGCGCCCGCGAAGATGCCGCCGTGGCCGCAGCCGATTGCCGCTTCGACAACGAGCCGCTGCTGCGTCGGCGCGCCGGCAATCTGGAGCTGAAACCGGAAACCAGCCGCGCCTGGACAGCGGGACTGGTCTGGTCGCCGCTGCAGGGGCTGGACCTGAGCGTGGACTACTTCGCCATCGATCTGCGCGACCAGGTCGAGGATCTGTCCGCCGACCGCGCATTGCGCGACGAAGCCGACTGCCGCCTCGGCCGCCGCCCGCTCGCCTCGCCCGCCTGCCAGCAGAGCATCTCGCGGGTCGTCCGCACGGCAGACGGACGGCTCTACGCCGTGGCCCTGGGCCCGATGAATCTGGCCCGCACCACCACCAGCGGCGTCGATGCGCTGCTGCATGGGCAACGCGAGACCCGCTTCGGCACGTTCGACGCATCGCTCGCCTACACCTGGGTCCGCGAATACCGCACCCAGCTCTACGCCGGCGAACCGATGCAGGACGCGTTCGCGGTGAACAGCCGGGTCGACATGCCGCGCACCAAGGCCAGCGCCAGCCTGACCTGGTCGCGCCAGGCCTGGTCGGCGACCCTGCATGCGCAGCGGCTGGGGCGCCTGCCCAGCTGGGCCTCCTCCGCCGGCACCTACGACCCGAGCAGCGGGCTGCCGGCGTGGATCGGCGCCAGCTACCGCGTCAATGCCACCGTGGAATGCCGGCTGGATGCGCGCAGCACGCTGTCCCTGGGCACCACCAATCTGTTCGACGCGATGCCCCCGCGCGACCGCAGCGCCGTCGTGTACCCGTTCTACGACATGTCCTGGTTCGACACCGTCGGTCGCCAGCTGTTCGTGCAGTACAACCGACGCTTCGGGGCGGCGGCGCCCTAG
- a CDS encoding FecR domain-containing protein, producing MESWAIEALAAQWLTRRESGNWSEADQAELDAWLEASTAHRVAFLRLDVAWNEAARLRALGAGIPAGQPAPRGLSTGLAVTPGPSIPPPLQVPTVARSVRTHRRAVPRGRGWLLAALGTAASVAIAAGLYLGLTPAAPTAQAYRTEIGELRTVTLADGSQATLSSDSLLEASIGPQARRVVLQRGEAFFAVRKDPARPFVVQSGARRVVAVGTRFDVRQDRDALRVVVTEGLVRMEDPGAADHTQAVLLPAGSIATAGPQGARVHRAGLAEAERQLDWRQGYLSFDDVTLPQAVAEINRFNRRPLVLADPALHALRISGSIRWNDLEGFARLLEREYPVRMESHAEAVILHRR from the coding sequence ATGGAAAGCTGGGCGATTGAAGCGCTGGCCGCGCAGTGGCTGACGCGGCGCGAGAGCGGAAACTGGAGCGAGGCGGATCAGGCCGAACTCGACGCATGGCTGGAGGCGTCCACCGCGCACCGGGTGGCGTTCCTGCGCCTGGACGTGGCCTGGAACGAAGCTGCGCGCCTGCGCGCGCTGGGCGCCGGCATTCCCGCCGGGCAACCGGCGCCGCGCGGCTTGAGCACCGGTCTGGCGGTGACGCCGGGGCCGTCGATCCCGCCGCCGCTGCAGGTGCCGACCGTCGCGCGCTCGGTCCGCACGCACCGGCGCGCCGTGCCCCGCGGCCGTGGCTGGCTGCTGGCCGCGCTCGGCACCGCGGCCAGCGTTGCCATTGCCGCCGGCCTGTACCTGGGGCTGACGCCCGCGGCACCGACGGCCCAGGCCTACCGCACCGAGATCGGCGAACTGCGCACCGTCACCCTCGCCGATGGCTCGCAGGCGACGCTGAGCAGCGACAGCCTGCTCGAGGCCAGCATCGGGCCGCAGGCGCGCCGGGTGGTGCTGCAGCGGGGCGAGGCATTCTTCGCGGTGCGCAAGGATCCGGCGCGGCCGTTCGTGGTGCAGAGCGGCGCGCGCCGCGTGGTCGCGGTCGGCACCCGCTTCGACGTGCGCCAGGACCGCGACGCGCTGCGCGTGGTGGTGACCGAGGGCCTGGTGCGCATGGAGGATCCCGGCGCCGCCGACCACACCCAGGCCGTGCTGCTGCCGGCCGGCAGCATCGCCACGGCCGGTCCGCAGGGCGCACGCGTTCACCGTGCCGGCCTCGCCGAGGCGGAGCGGCAACTGGACTGGCGCCAGGGCTACCTGAGTTTCGACGACGTGACGCTGCCGCAGGCGGTGGCCGAGATCAACCGCTTCAACCGGCGGCCGCTGGTGCTGGCCGATCCGGCGCTGCACGCGCTGCGGATCAGCGGCAGCATCCGCTGGAACGATCTGGAGGGCTTCGCGCGACTGCTGGAACGCGAGTATCCGGTGCGCATGGAATCGCATGCGGAAGCGGTGATCCTGCACAGGCGTTAG
- a CDS encoding HAD-IB family phosphatase gives MSLQDVTDSLLEHLGRPGWQALEDDWVAGRIGARECMSKQVALLDGDVDALHRVLDAVRIDPAFVRFVALAERLGIPLSIVSDGLDYGIARILARHGLHHLPIIANRLLRTDAGEWRMASPHARPDCPSGTCKCAVMAQQPPERATLLIGDGRSDFCLAGKADLVFAKDGLLRHCRANGIAHCAITGFDDAIALLPDLAVPATAAVSFPLPVTQRA, from the coding sequence GTGTCCCTGCAGGACGTGACCGACAGCCTGCTCGAGCACCTCGGGCGCCCCGGTTGGCAGGCGCTGGAGGACGACTGGGTCGCCGGTCGGATCGGCGCCCGCGAATGCATGAGCAAGCAGGTCGCGCTGCTCGACGGCGACGTCGATGCGCTGCACCGGGTGCTGGATGCGGTGCGGATCGACCCGGCCTTCGTGCGCTTCGTCGCGCTGGCCGAGCGCCTGGGCATCCCGCTGAGCATCGTCAGCGACGGCCTGGACTACGGTATCGCCCGGATCCTCGCCCGCCACGGCCTGCACCATCTGCCCATCATCGCCAACCGCCTGCTGCGCACCGACGCCGGCGAATGGCGCATGGCCTCGCCGCATGCGCGGCCGGACTGCCCCAGCGGCACCTGCAAGTGCGCGGTCATGGCGCAGCAGCCGCCCGAGCGCGCCACCTTGCTGATCGGCGACGGCCGCTCCGATTTCTGCCTGGCCGGCAAGGCCGACCTGGTGTTCGCCAAGGACGGGCTGCTGCGCCATTGCCGCGCCAACGGGATCGCCCACTGCGCGATCACCGGTTTCGACGACGCCATCGCCCTGTTGCCCGACCTGGCCGTGCCGGCCACGGCCGCCGTGTCCTTCCCGCTTCCTGTCACCCAACGAGCCTGA
- a CDS encoding aminotransferase class III-fold pyridoxal phosphate-dependent enzyme yields the protein MNRNVSLSSLAPLHGDAAPDPEALLRTGADHQRALSDAQMLADESQYCSYGDTVHYSEPPRIFGRCDGSYLYDTEEVPYLDLQMWYSAVNFGYANPRLNQALTRQIETLPQVASQYLHPTKIELAKTIAVDAERKWGRKGRVHFNVGGAQSVEDSLKLVRNASAGKSLVFAFEGGYHGRTLGASAITSSYRYRRRFGHFDRAQFIEFPYHFRGPKGMSKEEYGEQCVAKFERLFETEYNGVWDPKAGQCEYAAFYVEPIQGTGGYVIPPPNFFTGLKRVLDKYGILLVVDEIQMGFFRTGKLWAIEHFGVTPDVLVFGKALTNGLNPLAGIWAREELINPTVFPPGSTHSTFASNPLGTAVGLETMRMLAETDYESMVMAKGAHFLDGLRDLQKRHPEIGDVDGLGLALRAEICQADGFTPNRKLLDTMVDMGLEGELRHNGKRIGLILDVGGYYKNVITLAPSLHISHDEIDLGLSLLDQLLTRAKQVA from the coding sequence ATGAACCGGAATGTTTCGCTTTCCTCGCTCGCACCGCTGCATGGCGATGCCGCGCCCGATCCGGAGGCGCTGCTGCGCACCGGTGCCGACCACCAGCGCGCGCTGAGCGATGCGCAGATGCTGGCCGACGAGTCCCAGTACTGCTCCTACGGCGACACCGTGCACTACAGCGAGCCGCCGCGCATCTTCGGCCGTTGCGACGGCAGCTACCTGTACGACACCGAAGAGGTGCCGTACCTGGACCTGCAGATGTGGTACTCGGCGGTCAACTTCGGCTACGCCAATCCGCGCCTGAACCAGGCGCTGACCCGCCAGATCGAGACCCTGCCGCAGGTCGCCAGCCAGTACCTGCACCCGACCAAGATCGAGCTGGCCAAGACCATCGCGGTCGACGCCGAGCGCAAGTGGGGCCGCAAGGGCCGCGTGCACTTCAACGTCGGCGGCGCGCAGTCGGTGGAAGACTCGCTGAAGCTGGTGCGCAACGCCAGCGCCGGCAAGAGCCTGGTGTTCGCCTTCGAAGGCGGCTACCACGGCCGGACCCTCGGCGCCTCGGCGATCACTTCGTCGTACCGCTACCGCCGCCGCTTCGGCCATTTCGACCGCGCCCAGTTCATCGAATTCCCGTACCACTTCCGTGGCCCCAAGGGCATGTCCAAGGAAGAGTACGGCGAGCAGTGCGTGGCCAAGTTCGAGCGCCTGTTCGAGACCGAGTACAACGGCGTGTGGGATCCCAAGGCTGGGCAGTGCGAGTACGCGGCGTTCTACGTCGAGCCGATCCAGGGCACCGGCGGCTACGTGATCCCGCCGCCGAACTTCTTCACCGGCCTGAAGCGGGTGCTGGACAAGTACGGCATCCTGCTGGTGGTCGACGAGATCCAGATGGGCTTCTTCCGCACCGGCAAGCTGTGGGCGATCGAGCATTTCGGCGTGACCCCGGACGTGCTGGTGTTCGGCAAGGCGCTGACCAACGGCCTCAATCCGCTGGCCGGCATCTGGGCGCGCGAGGAGCTGATCAACCCGACCGTGTTCCCGCCGGGTTCGACCCACTCCACCTTCGCCTCCAACCCGCTGGGCACCGCGGTCGGCCTGGAGACCATGCGCATGCTGGCCGAGACCGACTACGAGTCCATGGTCATGGCCAAGGGCGCGCACTTCCTGGACGGTCTGCGCGACCTGCAGAAGCGTCACCCGGAAATCGGCGACGTCGACGGCCTGGGCCTGGCCCTGCGTGCGGAAATCTGCCAGGCGGACGGCTTCACGCCGAACCGCAAGCTGCTCGACACCATGGTCGACATGGGCCTGGAAGGCGAACTGCGCCACAACGGCAAGCGCATCGGCCTGATCCTGGACGTGGGCGGCTACTACAAGAACGTCATCACGCTGGCGCCGTCGCTGCACATCAGCCACGACGAGATCGACCTGGGCCTGTCCTTGCTGGACCAGTTGCTGACCCGCGCCAAGCAGGTCGCATGA
- a CDS encoding group III truncated hemoglobin: MQDEIVGIPLPGPELCSEAEVRALVEAFYRRVRADADLSTVFAAHIEDWDAHEQQLCDFWSAMLRGTRRFHGAPMPRHMAMRELSALLFQRWLGLFRATTAELTNQPMRLLADDIAQRIAETFWRRHQMSWRPFEPVSPLPAACAD, translated from the coding sequence ATGCAGGACGAGATCGTGGGGATACCCTTGCCTGGGCCGGAACTTTGCAGCGAGGCCGAGGTGCGGGCCCTGGTCGAGGCGTTCTACCGTCGCGTGCGCGCCGATGCCGATCTGTCGACGGTGTTCGCCGCGCACATCGAGGACTGGGACGCGCACGAGCAGCAGCTGTGCGATTTCTGGTCGGCGATGCTGCGCGGAACCCGCCGCTTCCACGGTGCGCCGATGCCCCGGCACATGGCCATGCGCGAACTCAGCGCCCTGCTGTTCCAGCGCTGGCTGGGCCTGTTCCGCGCCACCACCGCCGAGCTGACCAACCAGCCGATGCGCCTGCTGGCCGACGACATCGCCCAGCGCATCGCCGAGACCTTCTGGCGCCGCCACCAGATGAGCTGGCGTCCGTTCGAGCCGGTGTCGCCGCTGCCGGCCGCGTGCGCGGATTGA
- the hemN gene encoding oxygen-independent coproporphyrinogen III oxidase — MDILTAPDPSAAWTFDADLLRRYDRPGPRYTSYPTAPHFQTGFGPAQLFAAVQASDPRRPLSLYVHVPFCRSPCFYCGCHRVITRDPERGRAYVQRLLREAAMMAACFEGEREVVQLHLGGGTPNFLAPALLGELVQGLRGLFRFSEAPDREMSIELDPRTATPQDIAALAELGFNRASLGIQDFDPLVQQAINRRQGVHETLDILRACRVHGMRSVNVDLIYGLPRQTLEGFKQTLETVIAARPDRLAVYGYAHMPQLFKAQRRIADADLPDAEQKLALLGLAVRRLSAAGYQYIGMDHFALPQEDLACAQRQGSLHRNFMGYTTHAETDLLGLGVSAISRIGASYSQNQRELPAWEAAVDAGDSPVLRGLQLSADDALRAELIQQLMCQGRVDVAALAQRYGIDFASYFREELRALAPLCADGLADDRDGVVQATARGRPLLRLIAMCFDRYLRQPDQPARYSRAI; from the coding sequence ATGGACATCCTTACCGCGCCCGATCCCTCCGCCGCCTGGACCTTCGACGCCGACCTGCTGCGCCGCTACGACCGTCCCGGCCCGCGCTACACCTCGTACCCGACCGCGCCGCATTTCCAGACCGGCTTCGGCCCGGCGCAATTGTTCGCCGCGGTCCAGGCCAGCGATCCGCGGCGGCCGCTGTCGCTGTATGTGCACGTGCCGTTTTGCCGCAGTCCCTGTTTCTACTGCGGCTGCCACCGGGTGATCACCCGCGACCCGGAGCGCGGCCGCGCCTACGTGCAGCGGCTATTGCGCGAGGCGGCGATGATGGCGGCGTGTTTCGAGGGCGAGCGCGAGGTGGTGCAACTGCACCTGGGCGGCGGCACCCCCAACTTCCTCGCGCCGGCGTTGCTGGGCGAGCTGGTGCAGGGACTGCGTGGCCTGTTCCGCTTCAGCGAAGCGCCGGACCGCGAGATGTCCATCGAACTGGACCCGCGCACGGCGACGCCGCAGGACATCGCCGCACTGGCCGAACTGGGCTTCAACCGCGCCAGCCTCGGCATCCAGGATTTCGACCCACTGGTGCAGCAGGCGATCAACCGACGCCAGGGCGTGCACGAGACCCTGGACATCCTGCGCGCCTGCCGCGTGCACGGCATGCGCTCGGTCAACGTCGACCTGATCTACGGCCTGCCGCGGCAGACCCTGGAAGGGTTCAAGCAAACCCTGGAGACGGTGATCGCCGCGCGGCCGGACCGCCTGGCGGTCTACGGCTACGCGCACATGCCGCAGCTGTTCAAGGCGCAGCGGCGCATCGCCGACGCCGACCTGCCGGACGCCGAACAGAAGCTGGCATTGCTCGGCCTGGCAGTGCGCAGGCTGTCGGCGGCCGGTTACCAGTACATCGGCATGGACCACTTCGCGCTGCCGCAGGAAGACCTGGCGTGCGCACAGCGGCAAGGCAGCCTGCACCGCAACTTCATGGGCTACACCACCCACGCCGAGACCGACCTGCTGGGCCTGGGCGTCAGCGCGATCAGCCGCATCGGCGCCAGCTACAGCCAGAACCAGCGCGAGCTGCCGGCCTGGGAAGCGGCGGTGGACGCCGGCGACAGCCCGGTGCTGCGCGGCCTGCAGCTCAGCGCCGACGACGCCCTGCGCGCCGAGCTGATCCAGCAGCTGATGTGCCAGGGGCGGGTGGACGTGGCGGCGTTGGCGCAGCGCTACGGCATCGACTTCGCCAGCTATTTCCGCGAGGAACTGCGCGCGCTGGCGCCGCTCTGCGCGGACGGCCTGGCCGACGACCGCGACGGCGTGGTCCAGGCCACCGCGCGCGGCCGCCCGCTGCTGCGCCTGATCGCCATGTGCTTCGACCGCTACCTGCGCCAGCCCGACCAGCCGGCGCGCTATTCGCGCGCGATCTGA